In Plasmodium sp. gorilla clade G2 genome assembly, chromosome: 5, one genomic interval encodes:
- a CDS encoding 40S ribosomal protein S9, putative, whose amino-acid sequence MPKSYRNYSKTARNPKRPFEKERLDQELKLIGEYGLKNKREIWRVQYLLAKIRSAARYLLTLDEKSSKRIFQGEALLRRMVRQGLLGENEEKLDYVLGLTLPKLLERRLQTKVFKLGLAKSVHHARVLIRQRHIRVGKQMVDIPSFLVRVDSEKHIDFATTSPFGGARPGRVKRKSLKKQKEKTEAEAE is encoded by the exons atgccAAAAAGTTACAGGAATTATTCTAAAACAGCAAGGAATCCAAAACGTCCATTTGAAAAG gaACGTTTAGATCAggaattaaaattaataggTGAATATGGATTAAAGAATAAAAGAGAAATATGGAG agTTCAATATTTATTAGCCAAAATTAGATCCGCTGCAAGGTACTTATTAACCTTAGATGAAAAGAGCTCTAAAAGAATATTTCAAGGAGAAGCCTTATTAAGAAGAATGGTTCGTCAAGGATTGTTAggagaaaatgaagaaaagtTAGATTACGTTTTAGGTTTAACTTTGCCAAAATTATTAGAAAGGAGATTACAAACTAAAGTTTTTAAACTTGGATTAGCAAAATCTGTACATCATGCAAGAGTATTAATAAGACAAAGACATATAAGAGTTGGTAAACAAATGGTTGATATTCCATCATTCTTAGTTCGTGTTGACTCAGAAAAACACATCGATTTTGCCACGACCTCACCTTTTGGTGGTGCAAGACCAGGAAGAGTAAAGAGAAaatctttaaaaaaacaaaaagaaaaaactgAAGCCGAAgcagaataa
- a CDS encoding protein phosphatase PPM9, putative, with protein MSLLTNYRDKNNNETMITETSVNNLSESQKVSNIKEMNNVNDMNNFNNGEKIIEYNSINDLKYCKSITDIVNYIITIGIWEMYTYEWVFNRKTFLYYHTLLEKYYFYDKNNNLTLFNEKSFFLYVCTFENNEFVSDFFFQRNKKKKEIKLTSYTKTMQGRRKKQEDRYIVLTDLTRYIDSNDYKTLYFYKKNPLYFYSIFDGHRGIKACEYCMNHIIKNIIYYFYNQDMEDVQSSTTINKLSSNDINISPDKRRKFDNVKNEEIGLGNTTININNISNINDVCNINNMNNINDVCNINNNINKCNEIINDLHTEGDNINDNNYCINNKTEEERKDNLFINTTYKNDYFLKNISSVNQISSDTILNNIHSNKKDIENNTPIKNKDKRLINSSYLNTISDDVEYRKKRKVEEMDIIKQNKNNEEHIGKDKMNEMNYTNLNNKNEHINCNISEECSNNIGHPHNNNKNNNISDNSTCYEKLKFLDELTDEQIMEYIKLAFLKTDEQFLKVSKFPNHGCTIISLIIFRNKMFVANLGDCRAIGVVNINNTLKTEMLSNDHKPNDPKEKERIKKMGGDVICLQNVYRVKANARKNNKDKPSLLERLSMKEEVYLAVSRAIGDKDFKFNNVISATPDVICKEIYSEKCNEKKEEKEITKRTNVIEKSDIDENYFKETDNLYYSAHEMNYHYVVMACDGVWDTMSNKDIVKILQAYNNDPDKACSEIIKTAYAYGSQDNLTAMLLKFY; from the exons atgaGTTTATTAACTAATTATAGagataagaataataatgaaactATGATCACAGAAACGAGTGTTAATAATTTGAGTGAATCTCAGAAGGTtagtaatataaaagaaatgaataatgtgaatgatatgaataattttaataatggaGAGAAAATAATTGAATATAATAGTATAAATgatttaaaatattgtaaAAGTATTACAGATAttgtaaattatattataactatTGGTATATGGGAAATGTATACATACGAATGGGTATTTAATAGAAagacatttttatattatcatacatTATTagagaaatattatttttatgacaaaaataataatttgacTTTATTTAATGAGaagtctttttttttatatgtatgcacatttgaaaataatgaatttgTATCtgactttttttttcaaaggaataagaaaaaaaaagaaataaaattaacTAGTTATACAAAAACTATGCAAGgtagaagaaaaaaacaagaaGATCGTTATATTGTTTTAACTGATCTTACTAGATATATTGATTCAAATGATTATAaaactttatatttttataaaaaaaatccaTTATACTTTTATTCTATTTTTGATGGCCATAGAGGAATAAAGGCTTGTGAATATTGTATGaatcatattataaaaaatattatttattatttttataatcaagATATGGAAGATGTTCAATCTTCTACTACAATTAATAAATTGAGTTCgaatgatattaatatatcacctgataaaagaagaaaatttgATAACGTAAAGAATGAGGAAATAGGATTAGGTAATACaacaattaatataaataatattagtaatataaatgatgtgtgtaatatcaataatatgaataatataaatgatgtgtgtaatatcaataataatatcaacaaatgtaatgaaattataaatgatTTGCATACAGAaggtgataatataaatgataataattattgcATTAACAATAAAACAgaagaagaaagaaaagataatttatttattaatacaacttataaaaatgattatttcttaaaaaatatttcttctgTAAATCAAATATCAAGTGACactattttaaataatattcatagcaataaaaaagatattgaaaataacacaccaataaaaaataaagataaaagaTTAATTAATAGTTCGTATTTAAATACTATAAGTGATGATGTAGAATATaggaagaaaagaaaagttGAGGAAATGGATattattaaacaaaataaaaataatgaagaacatataggaaaagataaaatgaatgaaatgaattatacaaatttaaataataaaaatgaacatATTAATTGTAATATATCTGAAGAATGTTCCAATAATATAGGCCATcctcataataataataagaataataatatatctgatAATTCCACTtgttatgaaaaattaaaatttttagaCGAATTAACAGATGAACAAAtaatggaatatataaaactagCATTTCTAAAAACTGATGAACAATTTTTAAAAGTATCAAAATTTCCTAATCATGGCTGTACTATTATttcattaattatttttagaaATAAAATGTTTGTAGCTAATTTGGGAGATTGTAGAGCCATAGGGGttgttaatataaataacaccttg AAAACGGAAATGTTGTCAAATGATCATAAGCCCAATGATCCTAAAGAAAAGGAGAGGATCAAAAAAATGGGAGGAGATGTCATATGCCTACAAAATGTTTATCGTGTTAAGGCAAATGCTAGAAAG AATAATAAAGACAAGCCTAGTTTGCTTGAGAGGCTTTCCATGAAAGAGGAAGTATATCTTGCAg tttccAGAGCCATTGGTGACAAAGactttaaatttaataatgtcATTTCAGCTACTCCTGATGTTATATGTAAAGAAATATACAGTGAAAAGTGTAACGAgaagaaagaagaaaaggAAATTACAAAACGTACTAATGTTATTGAAAAAAGCGATATtgatgaaaattattttaaggaaactgataatttatattattccgCTCACGAAATGAATTATCATTATGTTGTTATGGCATGTGATGGAGTATGGGACACCATGTCTAATAAG gaTATCGTTAAAATATTACAAGCCTATAACAACGATCCGGATAAGGCATGTAgcgaaataataaaaacggCTTATGCCTATGGTAGTCAG GATAATTTAACCGCCATGTTGCTCAAATTTTATTGA
- a CDS encoding U6 snRNA-associated Sm-like protein LSm2, putative, whose product MLFFTFFQQLAEKNHHVTVELKNDLQISGVLHSVDQYLNIKLTNVSVNNPEKYPHLLSIKSCFVRGSVVRYVFLPSNEIDVQKLHHMCRQEAKMVAEKEKERK is encoded by the exons ATG ctcttttttacattttttcaACAACTAGCTGAGAAAAATCATCATGTTACTGtcgaattaaaaaatgatttacAAATATCAGGAGTCTTGCATTCAGTTGatcaatatttaaatataaaattaacgAATGTGTCAGTAAATAATCCGGAGAAATATCCTCATTTG ttaTCTATAAAATCATGTTTTGTTAGAGGATCTGTAGTTAGATATGTATTCCTACCTTCAAATGAGATTGATGTTCAAAAGTTACATCATATGTGTAGACAAGAGGCAAAAATGGTAGCcgagaaagaaaaagaaaggaaataa
- a CDS encoding phosphomethylpyrimidine kinase, putative — protein sequence MEEHPKILSIAGSDSCAGAGMQADLKTAMSLGCHCCTILVVLTAQNTKEVKSIIEVDEKFIVEQLDAIFTDITIEVVKLGVLYSKKIILLIHNYITNINKMREKKLLVVFDPVFVSSSGCMLVESLDYVKYALDLICPLSCIITPNFYECKVILEALNINIDINNMRTSELCKLVTEKLNISACLFKSCNIDINTEDENKLYAVDHLCIKNDQDYDTKIKQKNITYDVYKLKSKRNPQKDIHGTGCTLSTAISCFLSKKYDIIQACIESKKYIYNCINYSYDLGSKSQGLNHLKAAQHLTDFNELQVIKIDQNL from the coding sequence atggaaGAACATCCAAAAATTTTGAGCATAGCAGGTAGCGATAGTTGTGCTGGAGCTGGTATGCAAGCTGATTTAAAAACAGCTATGAGTTTAGGTTGTCACTGTTGTACTATTTTAGTTGTATTAACAGCTCAGAATACTAAAGAAGTAAAATCAATTATAGAGGTAGATGAGAAATTTATTGTTGAGCAGTTGGATGCAATATTTACTGACATAACAATTGAGGTAGTTAAATTAGGAGTTTTATATtctaagaaaataatattattaattcataattatataacaaatattaataaaatgagaGAGAAAAAACTACTAGTAGTTTTTGATCCAGTTTTTGTATCAAGTTCTGGATGTATGTTAGTAGAAAGCTTAGATTATGTTAAATATGCATTGGATTTAATATGCCCTTTAAGTTGTATTATTACACCGAATTTTTATGAATGTAAAGTTATTTTAGAAgctttaaatattaatatagatataaataatatgagaACAAGTGAATTATGTAAATTAGTAactgaaaaattaaatattagtgcttgtttatttaaaagttgtaatatagatataaatacggaagatgaaaataaattatatgccGTTGATcatttatgtataaaaaatgatcaaGATTAtgatacaaaaataaaacaaaaaaatataacttatgatgtatataaattaaaatcaaAAAGAAATCCACAAAAAGATATACATGGTACGGGTTGTACTTTATCAACAGCTATATCATGTTTCTTATCCAAGAAATATGACATTATACAAGCTTGTATTGaatctaaaaaatatatttataattgtattaattattcatatgacCTTGGAAGTAAAAGTCAAGGATTAAATCATTTAAAAGCTGCACAGCATTTAACAGACTTCAATGAACTACAAGTTATTAAAATTGATCAAAATTTGTAA
- a CDS encoding Ap4A hydrolase produces MKINIIKAFGILLCRLKKYSPVITEDVNKFEFLFLKASYADKHWTPPKGLHENNESGLETAVRETLEETGISKDKYKLLNYQKTLKYNVKDKPKETTYYLAMLLNNDENVILSDEHTDYKWIGSHESDTYNLPESLSALLKEAEEFLIKEQL; encoded by the exons ATGAA aattaatattattaaagcTTTTggcatattattatgtagacttaaaaaatatagtcCAGTTATAACAGAAGATGTTAATAAGTTTGAATTTCTCTTTTTGAAAGCTTCATATGCAGATAAACATTGGACACCTCCAAAAG gattgcatgaaaataatgaaagcGGTTTAGAAACAGCAGTAAGAGAAACATTGGAAGAAACTGGAATAAGTAAGGATAAGTATAAACTTCTCAATTATCAAaag actttaaaatataatgtaaaaGATAAACCAAAAGAGACCACATATTATTTGGCTATGTTGTTAAACAACGATGAAAATGTAATTTTATCTGATGAACACACGGATTATAA atGGATTGGAAGCCATGAATCAGATACTTATAACCTTCCTGAATCTTTATCTGCTTTATTAAAAGAAGCAGAagaatttttaattaaagaaCAACTATAA
- a CDS encoding adenosylhomocysteinase — translation MVENKSKVKDVSLAPFGKMQMEISENEMPGLMRIREEYGKDQPLKNAKITGCLHMTVECALLIETLQKLGAQVRWCSCNIYSTADYAAAAVSTLENVTVFAWKNETLEEYWWCVESALTWGDGEDSGPDMIVDDGGDATLLVHKGVEYEKLYEEKNILPDPEKAKNEEERCFLTLLKNSILKNPKKWTNIAKKIIGVSEETTTGVLRLKKMDKQNELLFTAINVNDAVTKQKYDNVYGCRHSLPDGLMRATDFLISGKIVVICGYGDVGKGCASSMKGLGARVYITEIDPICAIQAVMEGFNVVTLDEIVDKGDFFITCTGNVDVIKLEHLLKMKNNAVVGNIGHFDDEIQVNELFNHKGIHIENVKPQVDRITLPNGNKLIVLARGRLLNLGCATGHPAFVMSFSFCNQTFAQLDLWQNKDTKKYEKKVYLLPKHLDEKVALYHLKKLNASLTELDDNQCQFLGVNKSGPFKSNEYRY, via the coding sequence ATGGTTGAAAATAAGAGTAAGGTCAAAGATGTCAGTTTGGCCCCCTTTGGAAAAATGCAGATGGAAATTTCTGAAAATGAAATGCCAGGATTAATGAGAATAAGAGAAGAATACGGAAAAGATCAGCCATTAAAAAATGCTAAAATTACTGGTTGCTTACATATGACTGTTGAATGTGCTTTATTAATTGAGACTTTACAAAAATTAGGAGCTCAAGTTAGGTGGTGTTcatgtaatatttattcaaCAGCTGATTATGCTGCAGCAGCTGTAAGTACATTAGAAAATGTAACGGTTTTTGCTTGGAAAAATGAAACGTTAGAAGAATACTGGTGGTGTGTTGAAAGTGCTCTTACGTGGGGTGATGGAGAAGATAGTGGTCCAGATATGATTGTCGATGATGGTGGAGATGCAACCTTATTAGTTCATAAAGGTGttgaatatgaaaaattatatgaagagaaaaatatattacctGATCCAGAAAAGgcaaaaaatgaagaagaaagatGTTTTCTaactttattaaaaaattccatattaaaaaatcCAAAGAAATGGACAAATATTGCAAAGAAAATTATAGGTGTATCTGAAGAAACTACTACAGGAGTATtaagattaaaaaaaatggacaaacaaaatgaattattatttactgCTATTAATGTAAATGATGCTGTTActaaacaaaaatatgacAATGTGTATGGATGTAGGCATTCTTTACCTGACGGATTGATGAGAGCTACTGATTTTTTAATCTCTGGAAAAATCGTTGTCATATGTGGATATGGTGATGTAGGTAAAGGATGTGCTTCTTCTATGAAAGGTTTAGGTGCAAGAGTATATATAACAGAAATTGATCCCATATGTGCTATACAAGCTGTAATGGAAGGATTTAATGTTGTTACATTAGATGAAATTGTAGATAAAGgagatttttttattacctgTACAGGTAATGTTGATGTTATTAAATTAGAACACTTacttaaaatgaaaaataatgcTGTTGTTGGAAACATTGGTCATTTTGATGATGAAATACAAGTAAATGAACTTTTTAATCATAAAGGAATACATATAGAAAATGTAAAACCACAAGTTGATAGAATTACTTTACCTAATGGAAATAAACTTATTGTTTTAGCTAGAGGTAGATTATTAAATCTAGGATGTGCAACAGGACATCCAGCATTTGTTATGTCCTTTTCATTTTGTAACCAAACCTTTGCTCAGTTAGATTTATGGCAAAACAaagatacaaaaaaatatgaaaaaaaagtttaTTTGTTACCTAAACATCTTGATGAAAAGGTTGCTCTTTATCATTTGAAAAAATTGAACGCTTCCTTAACAGAATTAGATGACAATCAATGTCAATTCTTGGGAGTCAACAAAAGTGGTCCCTTTAAGAGTAACGAATacagatattaa